From Rhineura floridana isolate rRhiFlo1 chromosome 5, rRhiFlo1.hap2, whole genome shotgun sequence, a single genomic window includes:
- the LOC133386143 gene encoding olfactory receptor 52I1-like yields the protein MDLHKFNSSPSAFFLIGIPGLEDVHPWMGVSFCAMYLVALLGNCTLLLTIQLVHTLHHPMFYFLGMLGIIDLVMATSVVPKMLSIFWMGSQEIGFDACFIQMFLIHSITAVESGVLLAMAFDRYVAICHPLRYEAILTSQRVAQIGLAILARGILFMVPLTWMMRRLPYCTSKQISHSYCEHMAVMKLACADSSASSIYSTVGSTLIVGIDTAFIALSYGLILRAVAKCTEQTEMLKAFSTCSAHIGVMLLYYLPGMASIYIQCFPQGVPPHVQVLLADLYLSLPPMLNPIIYSIRMKQVREALVKLLPFLRGPVG from the coding sequence ATGGATCTGCACAAGTTCAACTCCAGCCCCTCCGCCTTCTTCTTGATTGGCATACCTGGGCTAGAAGATGTCCACCCCTGGATGGGTGTCTCCTTCTGTGCAATGTACCTGGTGGCGCTTTTAGGAAACTGCACCCTCCTGCTGACAATCCAACTAGTCCATACCTTGCACCATCCCATGTTCTACTTCCTGGGCATGTTGGGAATCATTGACCTGGTCATGGCCACATCAGTGGTACCCAAGATGCTCAGCATCTTCTGGATGGGCTCTCAAGAGATTGGCTTTGATGCTTGTTTCATCCAGATGTTCCTTATCCATTCCATCACAGCTGTGGAATCAGGAGTCTTGTTGGCCATGGCATTCGACCGATATGTTGCCATCTGCCACCCCCTGAGATATGAGGCTATCTTGACTTCCCAAAGGGTAGCCCAGATAGGCCTGGCTATTCTGGCAAGAGGGATCCTTTTCATGGTGCCTTTAACCTGGATGATGAGGCGTCTGCCATACTGCACTTCCAAACAGATATCTCATTCCTACTGCGAGCACATGGCGGTCATGAAATTGGCCTGTGCAGATTCGTCAGCGAGCAGCATCTACAGCACGGTGGGATCCACCCTCATCGTGGGAATCGACACAGCCTTCATTGCTTTGTCTTATGGACTGATTCTCAGAGCTGTGGCAAAATGCACCGAGCAAACAGAGATGCTCAAGGCCTTCAGCACATGCAGCGCTCACATCGGTGTTATGCTGCTCTATTACCTTCCAGGGATGGCCTCCATTTACATCCAGTGCTTTCCCCAGGGGGTGCCACCACATGTTCAGGTCCTGCTGGCCGATCTCTATCTCAGCCTCCCACCCATGTTGAACCCCATCATTTACAGCATCCGAATGAAGCAGGTACGTGAAGCACTAGTCaaactcctgcccttcctcagggGTCCTGTTGGATGA
- the LOC133386144 gene encoding olfactory receptor 52P1-like, with translation MGIPGLEAAHFWIAFPFCSMYLVTLLGNFTILFVVKREPSLHLPMYYFLCMLAILDLVLSTSTVPKILGIFWFHSHTIGFKACIIQMFFIHGFSAVESGVLLAMAFDRYMAICAPLRYTTILTSSTIAKIGCAAFMRGIGFMTPLTCMVSHLPYHGPNVIAHSYCEHMAVVKLACGDTAPNNIYGITAATFVVGSDSILIAISYALILRAVMGLSSKEARQKSFGTCGSHICVILIFYTLALFSFYTQRWGHHIPAHIHILLADLYLLVPAMLNPIIYGMKTKQIRVKVLKPFYPKGLQAGSWLIES, from the coding sequence ATGGGGATTCCCGGTCTGGAAGCTGCCCACTTCTGGATTGCCTTCCCCTTCTGTTCCATGTACTTGGTCACCTTGCTGGGGAACTTCACCATCCTCTTTGTGGTCAAGAGGGAGCCAAGCCTTCACTTGCCCATGTACTATTTCCTTTGCATGCTGGCCATCCTTGACTTGGTGCTGTCCACCTCCACTGTGCCCAAGATCCTTGGCATCTTCTGGTTCCACTCCCACACTATTGGCTTCAAAGCCTGCATCATCCAGATGTTCTTCATCCATGGTTTCTCAGCTGTGGAATCCGGGGTGCTGCTCGCAATGGCCTTTGACCGCTACATGGCTATCTGTGCCCCCCTACGCTACACCACCATTCTCACCAGCTCCACCATTGCCAAGATTGGGTGTGCGGCCTTCATGAGGGGCATCGGCTTTATGACGCCTTTGACTTGCATGGTGAGCCATCTGCCTTACCATGGGCCCAATGTCATCGCCCATTCCTATTGCGAGCACATGGCGGTGGTCAAGCTGGCCTGTGGAGATACCGCACCCAACAACATCTATGGGATCACTGCCGCTACCTTCGTGGTGGGCTCAGACTCAATTCTAATTGCCATCTCCTATGCACTTATTCTTAGGGCAGTCATGGGTCTCTCCTCTAAGGAGGCTCGACAGAAATCCTTTGGAACTTGTGGCTCCCACATCTGTGTCATCCTGATCTTCTACACCCTTGCCCTTTTCTCCTTTTACACACAACGCTGGGGGCACCATATCCCTGCACACATCCACATCTTATTGGCTGACCTCTATCTCCTGGTGCCCGCCATGCTCAACCCCATCATCTACGGCATGAAAACCAAGCAAATCCGGGTGAAAGTACTGAAGCCATTCTACCCCAAAGGGCTCCAAGCTGGGTCTTggctcatagaatcgtag